CGTCATTTTTGCCAGCCTGGTCGGCATTCCGATCGGCATGTATGCCGGTTACAAGCCGTATAGCCCGGTATCGCGCGCCATCATGGCCATTTCCATTCTCGGCTTTTCGGTGCCCACCTTCTGGTTCGGCCTGATGCTGATCATGGTCTTCGCCGTCCAGTTCGGCATCATGCCGGCGGGCGGACGCGGCGAAACGGTCAGCCTGTTCGGTGTCGACTTCTCCTTCCTGACGGCGGACGGGCTGCGGCATCTCGTCCTGCCTGCTCTCAATCTGGCTCTGTTCAAGTTCTCCCTGATGATCCGGCTTGCGCGGGCCGGCACACGGGAACTGATGCTGAGCGACACCGTGAAATTCGCCCGCGCTGCCGGTCTGTCGGAATTTACGGTCCTCAGCCGCCATGTGCTTCGGCTGATCTCGATTCCGCTCGTTACCGTGTTCGGGCTGGAACTGGGCTCGACGCTGGCCTTTGCCGTCGTGACGGAAACGATCTTTTCCTGGCCGGGCCTCGGCAAGCTGATCATCGACAGCATCACCTCCCTCGATCGACCGGTCATGGTCGCCTACCTGATGCTGGTTGCCCTCCTTTTCATCGTCATCAACCTTGTGGTCGATCTCACCTATGCGCTGCTCGATCCGCGCCTGAGAAAGGGACGTGCCTGACATGCGCGACACTCTGTT
The sequence above is a segment of the Rhizobium sp. SSA_523 genome. Coding sequences within it:
- a CDS encoding ABC transporter permease, which gives rise to MFGFILQRLWQAFIVVIAMSALVFTGVYAVGNPIDVLISPDATQDIRAAVIAQYGLDQPLWRQYFAFVGRVFEGDFGRSLVYNMPVSELILSRLPATLELTLAAVIFASLVGIPIGMYAGYKPYSPVSRAIMAISILGFSVPTFWFGLMLIMVFAVQFGIMPAGGRGETVSLFGVDFSFLTADGLRHLVLPALNLALFKFSLMIRLARAGTRELMLSDTVKFARAAGLSEFTVLSRHVLRLISIPLVTVFGLELGSTLAFAVVTETIFSWPGLGKLIIDSITSLDRPVMVAYLMLVALLFIVINLVVDLTYALLDPRLRKGRA